A genomic region of Carassius carassius chromosome 27, fCarCar2.1, whole genome shotgun sequence contains the following coding sequences:
- the LOC132107033 gene encoding YLP motif-containing protein 1-like isoform X2, with the protein MHPSWGAYGGGPQPPPHFGPRPHQFRGAQPPAAGGGGGYGAPSLPASSNFSSLHEQHLQQMQQLQQLHQKQLQSVLHHSGNTSSGSGPPYWQTGPNSFQDPSAPRGPAGPPQPQLQPQPPPPDAQPPAPEPPSSSSPAVKAPAPAPQVSEASASLADEKPDFSSMSLQEQQEYWYQQHRQNLQKLKNEKAKQNQNSSNGSNAPAPPPPVEPPKSTPPPPPPKEEPPPPPPPEESKPSGITDTGDPAEAARLQQLQAAAAHWQHVQHQRASIQYQALMQEHAQLQHVLQQYQQVIQQPAHLQTMPFEMQLQHYEMQQQRFAPLYQEWDRHFNLWLEQFQSYPHKDQLHDYEAQWRQWQEQMNSTSAHLQERVTSLRAMQHQYGTAPSYGGLMGPYGQHRLPGPDGNMHLANRGLPSMPPPVKMDAMPVPSPQVPPPSGPVIPHGPSPAEPFPSPGSNSVSETCKTAGPPGLGVRPPGPPGPHGPPGPHGPHGPQGRFDGPRFDGPRGPRFEQPFQQRFSAPPRFDGGQRFNRPPRGNPPHPGPPARPENPPRLNAPTRFERPPVPPQQPGYGAQSSPVPGVQTKQTSEKPDAPPVAQSQTGPEKNKSVQDQNIKKDGASTRPSLTDDILDSVDGFFIQSGPIPQTKDTDNTIADTAKQDKVKEDTAKPSLPTKSPNTTNTNSQKLSSQPTFSKTNNVSNRPPQQAKPPHDKFKTDTPKEAPRGPHVMNQTGPPQVTRGRGQGPVPLRGRGRARGRGQYGGQMVDPNCQREIMSEDPYDHQQPEDITHGEDQDSAWRDPSLEGPGEMDDQEAPHEMWHPEEEHFPEEYYKMPRERRPSVGHKEHPETTHPDENWEEEPQEYWEEEDPYWTERRPPMYGRPPFPPGGPRKPPFHPRFMLHGPRRPPPPGPAHGPPHMGPRGIMGPRFRRGLGPWGPPPPRHDMMERDMRPPAPHEILAREPAGSLGYEEEMDREPGWVHPRGRGLRRPPMPPHEMEIRRPPMRPPIPRERWHVPPPHEEENYEEEYPYGAEDDTYRRPTHEYQDYEQDDECYGSREEWGREQLDQDFPPRRPPEHIREEHWLKGRERSFPYDDENRYREERRGPPYQECDREPPYHSRSEWERSPPPPARDYSHPVGETEPHYEHNTEPLAGLPAPQALDPPLEQSSPSATKTVLALSQRQHEIILKAAQELKLIRELQESNKVLGEASNTESAGLPSELPAGILGLEIPPEVKSALQATNLLSETGQTNQSLEAGLPSSNQSTGFLHSSSPAPTASFIAKTVDYGHGRDAGATVERISYGERIVLRPAPPPSERSYEKELLGLRDPYYDRRSDPYGGPRDYDRDWERDPYREKPHLDYERDRYERDRFLREDRPPLGPRPGHRDRERDHPSRSSRDREVYNRTSYDRSSYERSLEHYDHGSSSYGDRRSYPDERPPPPTSLPPSAPVAPPRVEKKPETKNAEDILKPPGRSARPDRIVVIMRGLPGSGKSHVAKLIRDKEVECGGAPPRVLGLDDYFMTEVEKVEKDPDSGKRVKTKVLEYEYEPEMEDTYRSSMLKTFKKTLDDGFFPFIILDAINDKVKYFDQFWSAAKTKGFEVYLAEITTDHQTCAKRNIHGRILKDITKLASGWESAPPHMVRLDIRSLLQDAAIEDVEMEDFNPSEEEPKSDVKPEDDDETDLGYLPKSKWEMDTSEAKLDKLDGLAGGGKRKRETDVSGMEDFLQLPDDYASRMSEPGKKRVRWADLEEKKDADRKRAIGFVVGQTDWEKITDESGQLAQRALNRTKYF; encoded by the exons ATGCATCCCTCCTGGGGCGCTTACGGAGGTGGACCCCAGCCTCCTCCACACTTCGGCCCGCGGCCTCATCAGTTTAGGGGAGCACAGCCTccagcagcaggaggaggaggaggatatgGGGCTCCGTCTCTTCCAGCGTCGTCAAATTTCTCTAGTTTACACGAACAGCATTTACAGCAAATGCAGCAGCTGCAGCAGCTCCATCAGAAGCAGCTGCAGTCGGTGCTGCATCACTCCGGCAACACCAGCAGCGGCAGCGGGCCTCCGTACTGGCAGACAGGCCCCAACAGCTTTCAAGATCCGTCCGCTCCGAGAGGTCCAGCCGGCCCACCTCAGCCCCAGCTCCAGCCTCAGCCTCCGCCGCCAGACGCGCAGCCTCCAGCTCCCGAGCCTCCTTCATCTTCATCACCTGCAGTGAAGGCTCCAGCTCCAGCACCTCAGGTTAGCGAAGCCAGTGCATCGTTGGCGGATGAAAAACCCGACTTTTCGTCGATGTCTTTGCAG GAGCAGCAGGAATATTGGTATCAGCAGCACCGTCAAAATTTGCAGAAGCTGAAAAACGAGAAGGCTAAGCAGAATCAAAATTCATCTAATGGAAGCAATGCTCCTGCTCCACCGCCTCCAGTTGAACCCCCAAAGAGCACCCCACCACCCCCACCTCCCAAAGAGGAACCCCCTCCTCCCCCACCACCAGAGGAATCGaag CCCAGTGGGATCACTGATACAGGAGACCCAGCTGAAGCAGCACGTCTTCAGCAGCTGCAGGCGGCAGCTGCCCATTGGCAGCATGTACAGCATCAAAGGGCCAGCATTCAGTACCAGGCACTGATGCAAGAGCATGCTCAACTACAGCATGTCCTGCAACAGTACCAGCAGGTTATTCAGCAGCCAGCACATCTACAG ACAATGCCCTTTGAGATGCAATTGCAACACTATGAAATGCAGCAACAGCGATTTGCTCCCCTATACCAAGAGTGGGACAGGCATTTTAATTTGTGGTTGGAACAGTTTCAGTCATACCCACACAAAGACCAGCTACATGATTACGAAGCCCAATGGAGACAATGGCAAGAGCAAATGAATTCaacttcagctcatctgcaagAGCGAGTCACATCTTTAAGAGCTATGCAGCATCAGTATGGTACAGCTCCTTCATATGGGGGCTTAATGGGACCATATGGGCAGCATCGACTCCCTGGACCAGACGGAAACATGCATTTAGCTAACCGAGGGCTTCCATCTATGCCTCCACCAGTTAAAATGGATGCCATGCCGGTGCCTTCACCACAGGTCCCACCACCATCTGGACCGGTTATTCCACATGGGCCATCACCTGCAGAACCATTCCCCTCTCCTGGGTCAAATTCTGTCTCTGAAACATGTAAAACTGCTGGACCACCTGGACTAGGAGTTCGACCTCCTGGGCCCCCTGGGCCTCATGGGCCCCCTGGGCCTCATGGGCCTCATGGGCCTCAAGGAAGATTTGATGGCCCAAG gtTTGATGGTCCTAGAGGCCCACGGTTTGAACAGCCATTCCAGCAACGGTTTAGTGCACCACCTAGATTTGACGGTGGTCAGCGATTTAACCGACCACCCAGAGGTAATCCTCCTCACCCTGGTCCTCCAGCAAGACCCGAGAACCCCCCTAGGCTGAATGCACCTACACGATTTGAAAGACCCCCTGTACCTCCTCAACAACCAGGGTATGGAGCGCAATCCAGTCCTGTCCCTGGggttcaaacaaaacaaacatcagAAAAACCTGATGCACCACCAGTTGCCCAATCTCAAACAGgtccagaaaaaaacaaaagtgttcaagatcaaaatatcaaaaaagaTGGGGCTTCCACTCGTCCATCACTGACAGATGACATATTGGACTCAGTGGATGGATTTTTTATCCAGAGTGGACCCATTCCTCAAACTAAGGATACTGACAATACCATTGCTGATACTGCAAAGCAGGATAAGGTAAAAGAAGATACTGCTAAACCTTCCCTACCTACAAAAAGTCCAAATACCACCAACACAAACTCTCAGAAGCTAAGCTCACAACCAACATTCTCTAAAACCAACAATGTTTCTAACAGGCCACCACAACAGGCAAAGCCTCCTCATGATAAGTTTAAAACTGATACACCTAAGGAGGCTCCTAGGGGGCCACATGTGATGAATCAAACGGGTCCACCGCAGGTAACCAGAGGAAGGGGCCAAGGGCCAGTCCCTCTCAGAGGCAGGGGCCGTGCACGTGGCCGAGGACAATACGGAGGACAAATGGTTGATCCCAACTGTCAGAGAGAAATTATGTCAGAAGATCCCTATGACCATCAGCAACCAGAAGACATAACGCATGGAGAGGACCAGGATTCGGCTTGGAGAGACCCCTCTTTGGAAGGTCCTGGAGAAATGGATGACCAGGAAGCACCCCATGAGATGTGGCATCCAGAGGAGGAACACTTCCCTGAAGAGTACTATAAAATGCCTAGAGAGAGAAGACCTTCAGTGGGTCACAAGGAGCACCCAGAGACCACACATCCAGATGAAAACTGGGAAGAAGAACCACAAGAATACTGGGAGGAAGAAGATCCATACTGGACAGAGAGAAGACCCCCTATGTATGGTAGACCTCCTTTTCCTCCAGGTGGCCCCAGAAAACCCCCTTTTCATCCTCGATTTATGCTTCATGGTCCAAGGCGCCCCCCTCCTCCTGGTCCCGCACATGGACCTCCTCACATGGGACCACGCGGGATAATGGGACCACGGTTCAGACGTGGTCTAGGCCCATGGGGACCACCACCACCCCGCCATGACATGATGGAGCGAGACATGAGACCACCAGCACCTCATGAAATCTTAGCAAGGGAACCAGCAGGTTCTCTTGGATATGAAGAAGAAATGGACAGAGAACCTGGATGGGTTCATCCTCGAGGGAGAGGGCTGAGACGTCCTCCTATGCCTCCCCATGAAATGGAGATAAGACGACCTCCCATGAGACCCCCAATCCCAAGGGAGAGGTGGCATGTCCCTCCACCCCATGAAGAAGAAAATTACGAAGAAGAATACCCATATGGTGCTGAGGATGATACGTACAGAAGGCCAACTCATGAGTATCAAGATTACGAACAAGATGATGAGTGTTACGGTTCTCGTGAGGAATGGGGCAGGGAACAACTTGACCAAGACTTTCCACCACGTCGCCCCCCAGAGCACATTAGAGAGGAGCATTGGCTAAAGGGAAGAGAAAGGTCATTTCCATATGATGATGAGAATCGGTATAGAGAGGAGCGGAGAGGACCACCTTATCAGGAATGTGACAGGGAGCCTCCTTATCACTCTCGTTCTGAATGGGAAAGAAGTCCACCCCCACCAGCGAGAGATTACTCTCATCCAGTTGGTGAAACGGAGCCCCATTATGAACATAACACAGAGCCGCTAGCTGGCCTGCCTGCACCTCAAGCTCTGGATCCTCCACTTGAGCAATCTTCACCTAGTGCAACTAAAACCGTACTTGCTCTTTCTCAAAGGCAGCATGAGATCATTCTCAAAGCTGCCCAGGAATTGAAATTGATAAG AGAGCTCCAGGAAAGCAATAAGGTTTTGGGAGAAGCTTCAAACACGGAGTCAGCCGGGTTGCCTTCAGAACTTCCCGCTGGAATTCTTGGATTAGAAATTCCACCTGAAGTTAAAAGTGCTCTGCAG GCTACCAATTTATTGTCAGAAACGGGACAGACTAATCAGTCTTTGGAAGCTGGTTTGCCCTCTTCAAATCAATCTACAGGCTTCCTTCATTCTTCATCTCCTGCCCCTACAGCCTCATTTATTGCTAAAACAGTGGACTATGGGCATGGCCGTG ATGCTGGTGCAACAGTGGAAAGGATTTCTTATGGAGAGAGGATTGTGTTAAGGCCTGCTCCACCGCCATCTGAGCGATCTTATGAGAAAG AATTGCTTGGCCTCAGAGACCCATACTATGACAGAAGAAGTGACCCATATGGTGGTCCCAGAGATTATGACAGGGATTGGGAGAGAGATCCGTACAGGGAGAAACCACATCTGGATTATGAGAGAGACCGATATGAAAGGGACCGTTTCTTGCGAGAAGATCG ACCTCCACTTGGGCCTCGTCCCGGACACAGGGACAGAGAAAGAGATCACCCAAGCCGCTCAAGCAGGGATCGTGAGGTTTATAACCGAACAAGCTATGACAGGTCTTCCTATGAAAGGAGTCTTGAGCATTATGACCATGGATCTTCAAGCTATG GTGATCGGAGGAGCTATCCAGATGAGCGCCCTCCACCACCCACATCCCTGCCCCCTTCTGCTCCTGTTGCACCTCCTCGTGTGGAGAAGAAACCAGAGACAAAGAATGCTGAAGACATCCTCAAACCGCCAGGTCGATCAGCTCGGCCTGACAGG ATTGTGGTCATCATGCGTGGGTTACCTGGAAGTGGCAAAAGTCATGTTGCAAAGCTTATTAGG GATAAAGAAGTCGAATGCGGTGGTGCGCCACCCAGAGTTCTTGGTCTAGATGATTATTTCATGACTGAAGTAGAAAAAGTTGAGAAGGACCCTGATTCTGGGAAGCGCGTCAAAACCAAG GTtcttgaatatgaatatgaaccaGAAATGGAAGATACTTATCGAAGCAGCATGCTGAAGACATTCAAGAAAACACTGGATGATGGATTTTTCCCCTTCATAATACTGGATGCCATCAATGATAAAGTGAAGTACTTTGACCAGTTCTGGAGTGCTGCTAAGACGAAGGGTTTTGAG gtGTACTTGGCTGAAATCACCACTGATCACCAaacatgtgcaaagagaaacataCATGGACGAATACTAAAGGATATTACAAAG CTGGCCAGTGGCTGGGAATCTGCACCACCACATATGGTACGACTAGACATCAGGTCTCTACTGCAGGATGCTGCGATTGAAGAT GTGGAGATGGAAGACTTCAACCCATCTGAAGAAGAACCAAAATCTGATGTGAAACCGGAAGACGATGACGAGACTGATCTG GGATACCTTCCGAAAAGCAAATGGGAGATGGACACATCAGAAGCAAAGCTTG ACAAACTGGATGGTCTGGCGGGTGGAGGCAAGAGAAAACGAGAAACTGATGTGTCTGGCATGGAGGACTTCCTTCAGCTGCCCGATGACTATGCCAGTCGCATGTCTGAACCTGGCAAAAAGAGG GTGCGCTGGGCTGATCTTGAAGAGAAGAAGGATGCCGACAGAAAGCGCGCTATTGGTTTTGTAGTCGGTCAGACAGACTGGGAGAAAATCACGGATGAGAGCGGCCAGCTTGCTCAGAGAGCTCTTAACCGCACCAAGTATTTTTAG
- the LOC132107033 gene encoding YLP motif-containing protein 1-like isoform X1, whose protein sequence is MHPSWGAYGGGPQPPPHFGPRPHQFRGAQPPAAGGGGGYGAPSLPASSNFSSLHEQHLQQMQQLQQLHQKQLQSVLHHSGNTSSGSGPPYWQTGPNSFQDPSAPRGPAGPPQPQLQPQPPPPDAQPPAPEPPSSSSPAVKAPAPAPQVSEASASLADEKPDFSSMSLQEQQEYWYQQHRQNLQKLKNEKAKQNQNSSNGSNAPAPPPPVEPPKSTPPPPPPKEEPPPPPPPEESKPSGITDTGDPAEAARLQQLQAAAAHWQHVQHQRASIQYQALMQEHAQLQHVLQQYQQVIQQPAHLQTMPFEMQLQHYEMQQQRFAPLYQEWDRHFNLWLEQFQSYPHKDQLHDYEAQWRQWQEQMNSTSAHLQERVTSLRAMQHQYGTAPSYGGLMGPYGQHRLPGPDGNMHLANRGLPSMPPPVKMDAMPVPSPQVPPPSGPVIPHGPSPAEPFPSPGSNSVSETCKTAGPPGLGVRPPGPPGPHGPPGPHGPHGPQGRFDGPRFDGPRGPRFEQPFQQRFSAPPRFDGGQRFNRPPRGNPPHPGPPARPENPPRLNAPTRFERPPVPPQQPGYGAQSSPVPGVQTKQTSEKPDAPPVAQSQTGPEKNKSVQDQNIKKDGASTRPSLTDDILDSVDGFFIQSGPIPQTKDTDNTIADTAKQDKVKEDTAKPSLPTKSPNTTNTNSQKLSSQPTFSKTNNVSNRPPQQAKPPHDKFKTDTPKEAPRGPHVMNQTGPPQVTRGRGQGPVPLRGRGRARGRGQYGGQMVDPNCQREIMSEDPYDHQQPEDITHGEDQDSAWRDPSLEGPGEMDDQEAPHEMWHPEEEHFPEEYYKMPRERRPSVGHKEHPETTHPDENWEEEPQEYWEEEDPYWTERRPPMYGRPPFPPGGPRKPPFHPRFMLHGPRRPPPPGPAHGPPHMGPRGIMGPRFRRGLGPWGPPPPRHDMMERDMRPPAPHEILAREPAGSLGYEEEMDREPGWVHPRGRGLRRPPMPPHEMEIRRPPMRPPIPRERWHVPPPHEEENYEEEYPYGAEDDTYRRPTHEYQDYEQDDECYGSREEWGREQLDQDFPPRRPPEHIREEHWLKGRERSFPYDDENRYREERRGPPYQECDREPPYHSRSEWERSPPPPARDYSHPVGETEPHYEHNTEPLAGLPAPQALDPPLEQSSPSATKTVLALSQRQHEIILKAAQELKLIRELQESNKVLGEASNTESAGLPSELPAGILGLEIPPEVKSALQATNLLSETGQTNQSLEAGLPSSNQSTGFLHSSSPAPTASFIAKTVDYGHGRDAGATVERISYGERIVLRPAPPPSERSYEKELLGLRDPYYDRRSDPYGGPRDYDRDWERDPYREKPHLDYERDRYERDRFLREDRPPLGPRPGHRDRERDHPSRSSRDREVYNRTSYDRSSYERSLEHYDHGSSSYGSDRRSYPDERPPPPTSLPPSAPVAPPRVEKKPETKNAEDILKPPGRSARPDRIVVIMRGLPGSGKSHVAKLIRDKEVECGGAPPRVLGLDDYFMTEVEKVEKDPDSGKRVKTKVLEYEYEPEMEDTYRSSMLKTFKKTLDDGFFPFIILDAINDKVKYFDQFWSAAKTKGFEVYLAEITTDHQTCAKRNIHGRILKDITKLASGWESAPPHMVRLDIRSLLQDAAIEDVEMEDFNPSEEEPKSDVKPEDDDETDLGYLPKSKWEMDTSEAKLDKLDGLAGGGKRKRETDVSGMEDFLQLPDDYASRMSEPGKKRVRWADLEEKKDADRKRAIGFVVGQTDWEKITDESGQLAQRALNRTKYF, encoded by the exons ATGCATCCCTCCTGGGGCGCTTACGGAGGTGGACCCCAGCCTCCTCCACACTTCGGCCCGCGGCCTCATCAGTTTAGGGGAGCACAGCCTccagcagcaggaggaggaggaggatatgGGGCTCCGTCTCTTCCAGCGTCGTCAAATTTCTCTAGTTTACACGAACAGCATTTACAGCAAATGCAGCAGCTGCAGCAGCTCCATCAGAAGCAGCTGCAGTCGGTGCTGCATCACTCCGGCAACACCAGCAGCGGCAGCGGGCCTCCGTACTGGCAGACAGGCCCCAACAGCTTTCAAGATCCGTCCGCTCCGAGAGGTCCAGCCGGCCCACCTCAGCCCCAGCTCCAGCCTCAGCCTCCGCCGCCAGACGCGCAGCCTCCAGCTCCCGAGCCTCCTTCATCTTCATCACCTGCAGTGAAGGCTCCAGCTCCAGCACCTCAGGTTAGCGAAGCCAGTGCATCGTTGGCGGATGAAAAACCCGACTTTTCGTCGATGTCTTTGCAG GAGCAGCAGGAATATTGGTATCAGCAGCACCGTCAAAATTTGCAGAAGCTGAAAAACGAGAAGGCTAAGCAGAATCAAAATTCATCTAATGGAAGCAATGCTCCTGCTCCACCGCCTCCAGTTGAACCCCCAAAGAGCACCCCACCACCCCCACCTCCCAAAGAGGAACCCCCTCCTCCCCCACCACCAGAGGAATCGaag CCCAGTGGGATCACTGATACAGGAGACCCAGCTGAAGCAGCACGTCTTCAGCAGCTGCAGGCGGCAGCTGCCCATTGGCAGCATGTACAGCATCAAAGGGCCAGCATTCAGTACCAGGCACTGATGCAAGAGCATGCTCAACTACAGCATGTCCTGCAACAGTACCAGCAGGTTATTCAGCAGCCAGCACATCTACAG ACAATGCCCTTTGAGATGCAATTGCAACACTATGAAATGCAGCAACAGCGATTTGCTCCCCTATACCAAGAGTGGGACAGGCATTTTAATTTGTGGTTGGAACAGTTTCAGTCATACCCACACAAAGACCAGCTACATGATTACGAAGCCCAATGGAGACAATGGCAAGAGCAAATGAATTCaacttcagctcatctgcaagAGCGAGTCACATCTTTAAGAGCTATGCAGCATCAGTATGGTACAGCTCCTTCATATGGGGGCTTAATGGGACCATATGGGCAGCATCGACTCCCTGGACCAGACGGAAACATGCATTTAGCTAACCGAGGGCTTCCATCTATGCCTCCACCAGTTAAAATGGATGCCATGCCGGTGCCTTCACCACAGGTCCCACCACCATCTGGACCGGTTATTCCACATGGGCCATCACCTGCAGAACCATTCCCCTCTCCTGGGTCAAATTCTGTCTCTGAAACATGTAAAACTGCTGGACCACCTGGACTAGGAGTTCGACCTCCTGGGCCCCCTGGGCCTCATGGGCCCCCTGGGCCTCATGGGCCTCATGGGCCTCAAGGAAGATTTGATGGCCCAAG gtTTGATGGTCCTAGAGGCCCACGGTTTGAACAGCCATTCCAGCAACGGTTTAGTGCACCACCTAGATTTGACGGTGGTCAGCGATTTAACCGACCACCCAGAGGTAATCCTCCTCACCCTGGTCCTCCAGCAAGACCCGAGAACCCCCCTAGGCTGAATGCACCTACACGATTTGAAAGACCCCCTGTACCTCCTCAACAACCAGGGTATGGAGCGCAATCCAGTCCTGTCCCTGGggttcaaacaaaacaaacatcagAAAAACCTGATGCACCACCAGTTGCCCAATCTCAAACAGgtccagaaaaaaacaaaagtgttcaagatcaaaatatcaaaaaagaTGGGGCTTCCACTCGTCCATCACTGACAGATGACATATTGGACTCAGTGGATGGATTTTTTATCCAGAGTGGACCCATTCCTCAAACTAAGGATACTGACAATACCATTGCTGATACTGCAAAGCAGGATAAGGTAAAAGAAGATACTGCTAAACCTTCCCTACCTACAAAAAGTCCAAATACCACCAACACAAACTCTCAGAAGCTAAGCTCACAACCAACATTCTCTAAAACCAACAATGTTTCTAACAGGCCACCACAACAGGCAAAGCCTCCTCATGATAAGTTTAAAACTGATACACCTAAGGAGGCTCCTAGGGGGCCACATGTGATGAATCAAACGGGTCCACCGCAGGTAACCAGAGGAAGGGGCCAAGGGCCAGTCCCTCTCAGAGGCAGGGGCCGTGCACGTGGCCGAGGACAATACGGAGGACAAATGGTTGATCCCAACTGTCAGAGAGAAATTATGTCAGAAGATCCCTATGACCATCAGCAACCAGAAGACATAACGCATGGAGAGGACCAGGATTCGGCTTGGAGAGACCCCTCTTTGGAAGGTCCTGGAGAAATGGATGACCAGGAAGCACCCCATGAGATGTGGCATCCAGAGGAGGAACACTTCCCTGAAGAGTACTATAAAATGCCTAGAGAGAGAAGACCTTCAGTGGGTCACAAGGAGCACCCAGAGACCACACATCCAGATGAAAACTGGGAAGAAGAACCACAAGAATACTGGGAGGAAGAAGATCCATACTGGACAGAGAGAAGACCCCCTATGTATGGTAGACCTCCTTTTCCTCCAGGTGGCCCCAGAAAACCCCCTTTTCATCCTCGATTTATGCTTCATGGTCCAAGGCGCCCCCCTCCTCCTGGTCCCGCACATGGACCTCCTCACATGGGACCACGCGGGATAATGGGACCACGGTTCAGACGTGGTCTAGGCCCATGGGGACCACCACCACCCCGCCATGACATGATGGAGCGAGACATGAGACCACCAGCACCTCATGAAATCTTAGCAAGGGAACCAGCAGGTTCTCTTGGATATGAAGAAGAAATGGACAGAGAACCTGGATGGGTTCATCCTCGAGGGAGAGGGCTGAGACGTCCTCCTATGCCTCCCCATGAAATGGAGATAAGACGACCTCCCATGAGACCCCCAATCCCAAGGGAGAGGTGGCATGTCCCTCCACCCCATGAAGAAGAAAATTACGAAGAAGAATACCCATATGGTGCTGAGGATGATACGTACAGAAGGCCAACTCATGAGTATCAAGATTACGAACAAGATGATGAGTGTTACGGTTCTCGTGAGGAATGGGGCAGGGAACAACTTGACCAAGACTTTCCACCACGTCGCCCCCCAGAGCACATTAGAGAGGAGCATTGGCTAAAGGGAAGAGAAAGGTCATTTCCATATGATGATGAGAATCGGTATAGAGAGGAGCGGAGAGGACCACCTTATCAGGAATGTGACAGGGAGCCTCCTTATCACTCTCGTTCTGAATGGGAAAGAAGTCCACCCCCACCAGCGAGAGATTACTCTCATCCAGTTGGTGAAACGGAGCCCCATTATGAACATAACACAGAGCCGCTAGCTGGCCTGCCTGCACCTCAAGCTCTGGATCCTCCACTTGAGCAATCTTCACCTAGTGCAACTAAAACCGTACTTGCTCTTTCTCAAAGGCAGCATGAGATCATTCTCAAAGCTGCCCAGGAATTGAAATTGATAAG AGAGCTCCAGGAAAGCAATAAGGTTTTGGGAGAAGCTTCAAACACGGAGTCAGCCGGGTTGCCTTCAGAACTTCCCGCTGGAATTCTTGGATTAGAAATTCCACCTGAAGTTAAAAGTGCTCTGCAG GCTACCAATTTATTGTCAGAAACGGGACAGACTAATCAGTCTTTGGAAGCTGGTTTGCCCTCTTCAAATCAATCTACAGGCTTCCTTCATTCTTCATCTCCTGCCCCTACAGCCTCATTTATTGCTAAAACAGTGGACTATGGGCATGGCCGTG ATGCTGGTGCAACAGTGGAAAGGATTTCTTATGGAGAGAGGATTGTGTTAAGGCCTGCTCCACCGCCATCTGAGCGATCTTATGAGAAAG AATTGCTTGGCCTCAGAGACCCATACTATGACAGAAGAAGTGACCCATATGGTGGTCCCAGAGATTATGACAGGGATTGGGAGAGAGATCCGTACAGGGAGAAACCACATCTGGATTATGAGAGAGACCGATATGAAAGGGACCGTTTCTTGCGAGAAGATCG ACCTCCACTTGGGCCTCGTCCCGGACACAGGGACAGAGAAAGAGATCACCCAAGCCGCTCAAGCAGGGATCGTGAGGTTTATAACCGAACAAGCTATGACAGGTCTTCCTATGAAAGGAGTCTTGAGCATTATGACCATGGATCTTCAAGCTATGGTA GTGATCGGAGGAGCTATCCAGATGAGCGCCCTCCACCACCCACATCCCTGCCCCCTTCTGCTCCTGTTGCACCTCCTCGTGTGGAGAAGAAACCAGAGACAAAGAATGCTGAAGACATCCTCAAACCGCCAGGTCGATCAGCTCGGCCTGACAGG ATTGTGGTCATCATGCGTGGGTTACCTGGAAGTGGCAAAAGTCATGTTGCAAAGCTTATTAGG GATAAAGAAGTCGAATGCGGTGGTGCGCCACCCAGAGTTCTTGGTCTAGATGATTATTTCATGACTGAAGTAGAAAAAGTTGAGAAGGACCCTGATTCTGGGAAGCGCGTCAAAACCAAG GTtcttgaatatgaatatgaaccaGAAATGGAAGATACTTATCGAAGCAGCATGCTGAAGACATTCAAGAAAACACTGGATGATGGATTTTTCCCCTTCATAATACTGGATGCCATCAATGATAAAGTGAAGTACTTTGACCAGTTCTGGAGTGCTGCTAAGACGAAGGGTTTTGAG gtGTACTTGGCTGAAATCACCACTGATCACCAaacatgtgcaaagagaaacataCATGGACGAATACTAAAGGATATTACAAAG CTGGCCAGTGGCTGGGAATCTGCACCACCACATATGGTACGACTAGACATCAGGTCTCTACTGCAGGATGCTGCGATTGAAGAT GTGGAGATGGAAGACTTCAACCCATCTGAAGAAGAACCAAAATCTGATGTGAAACCGGAAGACGATGACGAGACTGATCTG GGATACCTTCCGAAAAGCAAATGGGAGATGGACACATCAGAAGCAAAGCTTG ACAAACTGGATGGTCTGGCGGGTGGAGGCAAGAGAAAACGAGAAACTGATGTGTCTGGCATGGAGGACTTCCTTCAGCTGCCCGATGACTATGCCAGTCGCATGTCTGAACCTGGCAAAAAGAGG GTGCGCTGGGCTGATCTTGAAGAGAAGAAGGATGCCGACAGAAAGCGCGCTATTGGTTTTGTAGTCGGTCAGACAGACTGGGAGAAAATCACGGATGAGAGCGGCCAGCTTGCTCAGAGAGCTCTTAACCGCACCAAGTATTTTTAG